Proteins from a single region of Stigmatella erecta:
- a CDS encoding shikimate kinase → MDPRLNARLRQALLLPGPRALPSREQTVVLAGHRSAGKTRVLPIMSELLGRPGVDLDAELERTTGRVLKAWVAEDPKAFRAAERQALQHLPAGSLVAVGGGFLSHHPDALTGCFTLVIPVSFETYRERLLADSTRPRLRPGLSLEEEISTVFHEREGLHARVPTVPLEDLLRTFWREVTP, encoded by the coding sequence GTGGACCCGCGCCTGAACGCCCGGCTCCGCCAGGCGCTGCTGCTGCCCGGGCCCCGGGCGCTCCCCTCCCGGGAGCAAACGGTGGTGCTGGCAGGCCACCGCTCCGCCGGGAAGACCCGGGTGCTGCCGATCATGTCCGAGCTCCTGGGCCGCCCGGGGGTGGACCTGGACGCGGAGCTGGAGCGGACCACGGGCCGGGTGCTGAAGGCCTGGGTCGCCGAGGATCCCAAGGCCTTCCGGGCCGCCGAGCGCCAGGCGCTCCAGCACCTGCCTGCTGGCAGTCTGGTGGCCGTGGGCGGAGGGTTCCTGTCCCACCATCCAGACGCCCTGACGGGGTGTTTCACCCTGGTCATCCCGGTCTCCTTCGAGACCTACCGCGAGCGCCTGCTGGCGGACTCCACCCGCCCGAGGCTCCGCCCGGGCCTGTCACTGGAAGAGGAGATCTCCACCGTGTTTCATGAACGCGAGGGACTGCACGCCCGCGTCCCCACCGTGCCGCTGGAGGATCTGCTGAGAACCTTCTGGCGGGAGGTGACGCCATGA
- a CDS encoding shikimate dehydrogenase translates to MKPLWRVVTVPPTLQGEAAVRFAEGARRRGAEVLEIRTDLHGPQDVDPRALSRGGPLLVSERGRPLPPAWVEAARYVDRDLTVSLDAPAEKLLASHHAERPLSTAEALKLWDCPLPPGALVKHVEPMDQPGHVAVLLETQARLIERFGAERVTVLGMGTIALAARAVLSARNVLEYVAMGGEWSAAPGQRLLDDAFRDFRAPRRGPARLGILGTSIAHSRSPRIHRQPFDRIDLPEQGPVEALVDSLLPHYAGFAVTSPFKLRMARHTHSSLEAINTLVRRDGRWESFNTDVEGARAVLQRLGSPEAFVLGDGGSTAALRAVSAEVRCPLRVLKRADITAPLSGAGIWTWPDRVTPPESLHFDRARVAVIAYGAPGRRIATEILRRGGTPLMLGAAWFVAQARRQRELWESAT, encoded by the coding sequence ATGAAGCCCCTGTGGCGCGTCGTCACCGTGCCCCCCACCCTCCAGGGCGAGGCCGCGGTGCGCTTCGCGGAAGGGGCCCGCCGCCGGGGCGCGGAGGTGCTGGAGATACGCACGGACCTGCATGGGCCGCAGGACGTCGATCCCCGGGCGCTGAGCCGCGGAGGCCCCCTGCTCGTCTCCGAGCGCGGACGGCCGCTGCCGCCCGCCTGGGTGGAGGCCGCGCGGTACGTGGACCGGGACCTCACCGTCTCCCTGGACGCCCCCGCCGAGAAGCTCCTGGCCTCGCACCATGCCGAGCGGCCCCTGTCCACCGCCGAGGCCCTGAAGCTGTGGGACTGTCCCCTGCCGCCGGGCGCGCTCGTGAAACACGTGGAGCCGATGGACCAACCCGGCCACGTGGCGGTGCTGCTGGAGACGCAGGCGCGGCTCATCGAGCGCTTTGGTGCCGAACGCGTCACGGTGCTGGGCATGGGCACCATCGCGCTGGCCGCCCGCGCGGTGCTCTCGGCCCGCAACGTGCTGGAGTACGTGGCCATGGGCGGCGAGTGGAGCGCGGCCCCCGGCCAGCGGCTCCTGGATGACGCCTTCCGCGACTTCCGCGCCCCACGCCGGGGCCCGGCCCGGCTCGGCATCCTGGGCACGTCCATCGCCCACTCCCGCTCCCCGCGCATCCACCGGCAGCCCTTCGACCGGATCGACTTGCCCGAGCAGGGCCCCGTCGAGGCGCTCGTCGACTCGCTGCTGCCCCACTACGCGGGCTTCGCCGTCACCAGCCCCTTCAAGCTGCGCATGGCCCGGCACACCCACTCCTCCCTGGAGGCCATCAACACGCTGGTGCGCCGGGACGGCCGCTGGGAGTCCTTCAACACCGACGTCGAGGGCGCCCGCGCGGTGCTCCAGCGGCTGGGCAGCCCGGAGGCCTTCGTCCTGGGCGATGGGGGCTCGACCGCCGCCCTCCGGGCAGTTTCCGCGGAGGTGAGATGCCCCCTCCGGGTGCTCAAGCGCGCCGACATCACCGCACCCCTGTCCGGCGCGGGCATCTGGACCTGGCCAGACCGCGTGACACCCCCTGAATCCCTGCATTTCGATCGCGCACGTGTCGCGGTGATCGCCTACGGTGCGCCTGGTAGACGCATTGCCACGGAGATTCTCCGCCGTGGCGGTACACCGCTCATGCTGGGCGCGGCGTGGTTCGTCGCCCAAGCCCGGCGCCAACGCGAACTTTGGGAGTCCGCAACATGA
- the aroC gene encoding chorismate synthase codes for MNTFGVLFRLTTFGESHGPALGAVIDGCPAGVPLTTAMLQAALDRRRPGQSAITTARAEPDQVEILSGVFEDKTLGTPLAAIVRNTNQRSGDYEKLKTQDRPGHADAVWRERYKHRDHRGGGRTSGRETLCRVIGGTVAEAYLARDFPQLSTVAWVSQVGNLVAEVPAPGLTRAMVDEHPTRCADRAVREAMSQRILEAKEAGDSLGGSIDIRVEGLPVGLGEPIFGKLKALIAQALGSVGAITGVVWGPPDLLARIEQPGSVFHSRKDTYGGIQGGLANGEPMQLRAFFKPPATLAEHAKGGRHDPCIMPRAVPVLESMVSLVIADLVQQMNARHHTL; via the coding sequence ATGAACACCTTCGGCGTCCTCTTCCGTCTGACCACCTTCGGCGAGAGCCACGGTCCGGCCCTGGGCGCGGTCATCGACGGCTGCCCCGCGGGCGTGCCGTTGACCACCGCCATGCTCCAGGCCGCGCTCGACCGGCGCCGCCCGGGGCAGTCGGCCATCACCACCGCGCGCGCCGAGCCGGACCAGGTGGAGATCCTCTCGGGCGTCTTCGAGGACAAGACGCTGGGCACGCCGCTGGCGGCCATCGTGCGCAACACCAACCAGCGCTCCGGGGACTACGAGAAGCTCAAGACGCAGGACCGGCCCGGCCACGCGGACGCCGTGTGGCGCGAGCGCTACAAGCACCGGGACCACCGGGGCGGCGGGCGCACGAGCGGCCGCGAGACGCTCTGCCGCGTCATCGGCGGCACGGTGGCCGAGGCGTACCTTGCGCGGGACTTCCCCCAGCTGAGCACCGTGGCGTGGGTGTCGCAGGTGGGCAACCTCGTCGCCGAGGTGCCCGCGCCGGGCCTCACGCGCGCCATGGTGGACGAGCACCCCACGCGCTGCGCGGACCGGGCCGTGCGCGAGGCGATGTCCCAGCGCATCCTGGAGGCCAAGGAAGCCGGTGACAGCCTGGGCGGCTCCATCGACATCCGCGTGGAGGGGCTGCCCGTGGGGCTGGGCGAGCCCATCTTCGGCAAGCTCAAGGCGCTCATCGCCCAGGCGCTGGGCAGCGTGGGCGCCATCACCGGCGTGGTGTGGGGCCCGCCGGACCTGCTGGCGCGCATCGAGCAGCCGGGCAGCGTGTTCCACTCCCGCAAGGACACCTACGGCGGCATCCAGGGCGGCCTGGCCAACGGCGAGCCCATGCAGCTGCGCGCCTTCTTCAAGCCGCCCGCCACGCTCGCCGAGCACGCCAAGGGCGGCCGCCATGATCCGTGCATCATGCCGCGCGCGGTGCCCGTGCTGGAGAGCATGGTCTCCCTGGTCATCGCCGATCTCGTCCAGCAGATGAACGCCCGCCACCACACCCTATGA
- a CDS encoding 3-dehydroquinate synthase, whose protein sequence is MSDTPLPPGSYRPATDRWGAFSKLAARLPEGSLALVDRTVAKHHPGLLPALEARNPRAIVQITGGERAKNFASLEKVLTGGLTLPRSGTLIVIGGGTLGDVATVAAHLLKRGVRLVQVPTTLLAAVDSSLGGKGAVDLIVRGNVVKNPVGVFHYADEAWICPEFFTSLSDAQRREGAIEAWKMVACLDGRLFRKYTRQAPALEQLVKDARRLKESVCAKDPYEHSGLRRVLNFGHSFGHVLESLSRFKLSHGDAVGLGMRCALDVGRRLGVTPEPVALQVEQALEQGPGILGRDRIASLIQRTPLKDVVDLLAADKKAGKSGELRMVLLTGIGAFDIRDVPEPEWRQLWSAWKNGIRP, encoded by the coding sequence ATGAGCGACACCCCCCTTCCCCCGGGTTCCTACCGCCCCGCCACCGACCGGTGGGGCGCCTTCTCCAAGCTCGCCGCGCGTCTGCCCGAGGGAAGCCTCGCCCTGGTGGACCGCACCGTGGCGAAGCACCACCCGGGCCTCCTCCCGGCGCTGGAGGCGCGCAACCCCCGCGCCATCGTGCAAATCACCGGCGGCGAGCGGGCCAAGAACTTCGCCTCGCTGGAGAAGGTGCTGACCGGCGGCCTCACCCTGCCCCGCTCCGGCACGCTGATCGTCATTGGCGGCGGCACCCTGGGGGACGTGGCCACGGTGGCCGCGCACCTGCTCAAGCGCGGGGTGCGGCTGGTGCAGGTGCCCACCACGCTGCTGGCCGCGGTGGACAGCAGCCTCGGCGGCAAGGGCGCCGTGGATCTGATCGTCCGCGGCAACGTGGTGAAGAACCCCGTGGGCGTCTTCCACTACGCGGACGAGGCGTGGATCTGCCCCGAGTTCTTCACCTCGCTGTCCGACGCCCAGCGCCGCGAGGGCGCCATCGAGGCGTGGAAAATGGTGGCCTGCCTCGATGGCCGGCTCTTCCGCAAGTACACGCGCCAGGCGCCCGCCCTGGAGCAGCTCGTGAAGGACGCGCGCCGGCTCAAGGAGAGCGTCTGCGCGAAGGACCCTTACGAGCACAGCGGCCTGCGGCGCGTGCTCAACTTCGGCCACAGCTTCGGCCACGTGCTGGAGAGCCTGTCGCGCTTCAAGCTGTCCCATGGGGACGCGGTGGGCCTGGGCATGCGCTGCGCGCTGGACGTGGGGCGGCGCCTAGGCGTCACCCCCGAGCCGGTGGCGCTCCAGGTCGAGCAGGCGCTGGAGCAGGGCCCCGGCATCCTGGGCCGTGACCGGATCGCCTCGCTCATCCAGCGCACGCCCCTCAAGGACGTGGTGGACCTGCTGGCCGCCGACAAGAAGGCGGGCAAGTCGGGCGAGCTGCGCATGGTGCTGCTCACCGGCATCGGCGCCTTCGACATCCGGGATGTCCCGGAGCCCGAATGGCGTCAACTCTGGTCCGCCTGGAAGAACGGAATCCGCCCATGA
- a CDS encoding 3-phosphoshikimate 1-carboxyvinyltransferase translates to MSQLHLDPSHLTAARLTPPVSKSDAQRALVLAHLTGHWPLRSLQSEPEADLPADVRVLKRGVEALRLPPGPVRDVNCADGGAPFRILVTQAAVTPGAKVRFTGTPRLGERPHGALFESLREALGPQGLTLTEGKPWPVELHAPETSNAPVFRVPGDQSSQYASSLLLGCAGLFLREKRPWSVEILGTLTSAGYLELTLTWLRRFGFTVEQSASRFTVTAYQAPETAPALPGDWSSLGYLLLVAWRTGGSVERADPGNAHPDQAILRLVQPAGLTPVTGPDLTMRMEGKARAGLVASGKECPDLLPTLAALGCVLPGPSTLTDVGILRVKESDRLEGIRTLVAAYGGQTTLDGETLTLTPPAAPPAHFSMDSHGDHRLAMVSATLAVLSGARLTLTGPECVEKSFPGFWRQMERTGVRLTE, encoded by the coding sequence ATGAGCCAGCTGCACCTCGACCCCAGCCACCTCACCGCCGCGCGCCTCACGCCGCCGGTGTCCAAGTCCGACGCCCAGCGCGCCCTGGTGCTCGCGCACCTCACCGGGCACTGGCCCCTGCGCTCGCTCCAGTCCGAGCCCGAGGCGGACCTGCCCGCGGACGTGCGCGTGCTCAAGCGCGGCGTGGAGGCCTTGCGCCTGCCGCCCGGCCCCGTGCGCGACGTGAACTGCGCCGACGGCGGGGCCCCGTTCCGCATCCTCGTCACCCAGGCCGCGGTGACGCCCGGGGCCAAGGTGCGCTTCACCGGCACCCCGCGCCTGGGCGAGCGCCCCCACGGCGCGCTCTTCGAGTCCCTGCGCGAGGCGCTCGGCCCCCAGGGGCTCACCCTCACCGAGGGCAAGCCCTGGCCCGTGGAGCTCCACGCCCCGGAGACGAGCAACGCCCCCGTCTTCCGCGTCCCGGGAGACCAGAGCAGCCAGTACGCCTCCAGCCTCCTGCTGGGCTGCGCGGGGCTGTTCCTGCGCGAGAAGCGCCCCTGGAGCGTGGAAATCCTGGGCACCCTGACGAGCGCGGGCTACCTGGAGCTGACCCTCACCTGGCTGCGCCGCTTCGGCTTCACCGTGGAGCAGAGCGCCTCGCGCTTCACGGTGACGGCGTACCAGGCCCCCGAGACCGCCCCGGCGCTGCCGGGCGACTGGTCCTCCCTGGGCTACCTGCTGCTCGTCGCCTGGCGCACGGGCGGCAGCGTGGAGCGCGCGGACCCCGGCAACGCCCACCCGGACCAGGCCATCCTCCGGCTGGTGCAGCCCGCGGGGCTCACCCCCGTGACGGGGCCGGACCTCACCATGCGCATGGAGGGCAAGGCCCGGGCGGGGCTCGTGGCCTCGGGCAAGGAGTGCCCGGACCTGCTGCCCACGCTGGCGGCCCTGGGCTGCGTGCTGCCCGGCCCCTCGACCCTCACCGATGTAGGTATTCTCCGCGTGAAGGAGAGCGACCGGCTGGAGGGCATCCGCACGCTGGTGGCCGCCTACGGGGGCCAAACCACCCTGGACGGCGAGACGCTCACGCTCACGCCCCCGGCCGCTCCGCCCGCGCATTTCTCCATGGATAGCCACGGGGACCACCGGCTCGCCATGGTTTCCGCGACCCTGGCGGTGCTCTCCGGGGCGCGGCTGACGCTGACCGGTCCCGAGTGCGTGGAGAAGAGCTTTCCGGGCTTCTGGCGGCAGATGGAGCGCACCGGGGTACGTCTGACCGAGTAA
- a CDS encoding citrate synthase, translated as MPKDTLTITDNRTGKTYEVPVENGCIRTSALRQIKVGDDDFGLMGYDPAFLNTANCKSAITYIDGDKGILEYRGYPIEQLAEKSSFLEVAHLLINGELPTPKELEQFTHLVTHHTYVHENIKAFMDGFRYDAHPMSMLASTVAALSSFYPDAKSIKDEQSRSIQITRLIAKMPTIAAFSFRHSMGLPYIYPDNDLSYVANFLAMIRRIGTATYKAHPVLERALDLLFILHADHEQNCSTTSVRTVGSSEVDPYSAVSAGIGALYGPLHGGANEAVLRMLREIGHVSKIPDFIKAVKGGEGEKKLMGFGHRVYKSYDPRAKVIKRVADEVFEVTGKNPLLDIALELERIALQDEYFVKRKLYPNVDFYSGLIYEAMGFPVEMFPVLFAIPRTVGWCAQWEEMVKDPEQKIARPRQVFVGSKRRDYIPMDKRAAK; from the coding sequence ATGCCCAAGGACACGCTGACCATCACGGACAATCGGACCGGGAAGACCTACGAGGTTCCGGTCGAGAACGGGTGTATTCGCACCTCCGCCCTCCGGCAGATCAAGGTAGGTGACGATGACTTCGGCCTGATGGGGTACGACCCAGCGTTCCTGAACACGGCCAACTGCAAGAGCGCCATCACCTATATCGATGGCGACAAGGGCATCCTGGAGTACCGGGGCTACCCCATCGAGCAGCTGGCCGAGAAGTCCTCGTTCCTCGAGGTGGCCCACCTGCTCATCAACGGGGAGCTGCCCACCCCGAAGGAGCTGGAGCAGTTCACCCACCTCGTGACGCACCACACGTACGTGCACGAGAACATCAAGGCGTTCATGGACGGGTTCCGCTACGACGCGCACCCCATGTCCATGCTGGCCTCCACGGTGGCGGCGCTGTCGAGCTTCTACCCGGACGCCAAGAGCATCAAGGACGAGCAGAGCCGCAGCATCCAGATCACCCGGCTCATCGCCAAGATGCCCACCATCGCGGCCTTCTCGTTCCGCCACAGCATGGGGCTGCCGTACATCTACCCGGACAACGATCTGTCCTACGTGGCCAACTTCCTGGCGATGATCCGCCGCATTGGCACCGCCACGTACAAGGCGCACCCGGTGCTGGAGCGCGCGCTGGACTTGCTGTTCATCCTGCACGCGGACCACGAGCAGAACTGCTCCACCACGTCGGTGCGCACGGTGGGCTCCTCCGAGGTGGACCCGTACTCGGCGGTCAGCGCGGGCATCGGCGCGCTGTACGGCCCGCTGCACGGCGGCGCCAACGAGGCGGTGCTGCGCATGCTGCGCGAGATCGGCCACGTCTCGAAGATCCCCGACTTCATCAAGGCGGTGAAGGGCGGCGAGGGCGAGAAGAAGCTGATGGGCTTCGGCCACCGCGTCTACAAGTCGTACGATCCGCGCGCCAAGGTCATCAAGCGCGTGGCGGACGAGGTGTTCGAGGTGACGGGCAAGAACCCGCTGCTCGACATCGCCCTGGAGCTGGAGCGCATCGCCCTGCAGGACGAGTACTTCGTCAAGCGCAAGCTCTACCCGAACGTCGACTTCTACTCGGGCCTCATCTACGAGGCCATGGGCTTCCCGGTGGAGATGTTCCCGGTGCTCTTCGCCATCCCGCGCACGGTGGGCTGGTGCGCGCAGTGGGAGGAGATGGTGAAGGATCCGGAGCAGAAGATCGCCCGCCCGCGCCAGGTGTTCGTCGGCTCCAAGCGCCGCGACTACATCCCCATGGACAAGCGCGCCGCCAAGTAG